A genomic window from Camelina sativa cultivar DH55 chromosome 2, Cs, whole genome shotgun sequence includes:
- the LOC104712417 gene encoding WRKY transcription factor 22, whose product MADDWDLHAVVRGCTAVSTSATTSTTNVFSGGVSSHTSPIFTVGRQSNAVSFGEIRDLYKPFVQESVVSSFSCLNYPEEPRKTQNQKRPLSLSASSGSVTSKPTAGSNTSRSKRRKIQHKKVCHVAAEALNSDVWAWRKYGQKPIKGSPYPRGYYRCSTSKGCLARKQVERNRSDPKMFIVTYTAEHNHPAPTHRNSLAGSTRQKPSDQPMTSKSPTTTIATYSSSPVTSADEIVLPVEDHVAVVEGLDGDEDLLSLSDTVVSDDFFDGLEEFAAGDSFSGNSAPASFDLSWVVNSAATTSGGI is encoded by the exons ATGGCCGACGATTGGGATCTCCACGCCGTGGTCAGAGGCTGCACAGCCGTGAGCACATCAGCAACTACTTCAACAACCAACGTATTTTCCGGCGGCGTGTCATCTCACACGAGTCCTATATTCACCGTCGGAAGACAGAGTAATGCCGTCTCCTTCGGAGAGATTCGAGATCTCTACAAGCCGTTCGTACAGGAATCTGTCGTCTCTTCGTTTTCGTGTCTGAATTACCCAGAAGAACCAAGAAAGACACAGAACCAGAAACGTCCCctttctctctctgcttcttccgGTAGCGTCACTAGCAAACCCACAGCTGGCTCCAATACCTCTAGATCTAAAAGAAG AAAGATACAGCATAAGAAAGTGTGCCATGTAGCAGCAGAGGCTTTAAACTCCGATGTCTGGGCGTGGCGAAAGTACGGACAGAAACCCATCAAAGGTTCACCATAtccaag aggaTATTACAGATGTAGCACATCAAAAGGTTGTTTAGCCCGTAAACAAGTGGAGCGAAATAGATCCGACCCGAAGATGTTCATCGTCACTTACACGGCGGAGCATAACCATCCAGCTCCCACTCACCGTAACTCTCTCGCCGGAAGCACCCGTCAGAAACCATCTGATCAACCGATGACATCCAAATCCCCGACGACCACGATCGCCACGTATTCATCGTCTCCGGTGACGTCAGCAGACGAAATTGTTTTGCCGGTGGAGGATCATGTAGCGGTGGTGGAAGGTCTCGACGGAGACGAGGATCTGTTATCTTTGTCGGATACGGTGGTGAGCGATGATTTCTTCGATGGGTTGGAGGAATTCGCAGCCGGAGATAGCTTTTCTGGGAACTCGGCTCCGGCGAGTTTTGATCTCTCTTGGGTTGTGAACAGTGCCGCCACGACCAGCGGAGGAATATGA
- the LOC104712426 gene encoding uncharacterized protein LOC104712426, translated as MGKTNVLSKIRAFNGVNRPIYVLAGLAFLISVATLAKFNYITPLRFSDRFCNSHGSFEGDNYNIGSQMRKTIETAIFKIHQEMDDLKALEANSSSASGSMFRHVAFLADVLSLVQSVHLELPSFEERFVDHPLKQMNGDPGEHFMREEIKKYIKIKPNRLGKQNFMGANGTFTSIGHACFAMKKDLEEYMDYDVGEICNDDWRLAQKLMVHGCDPLPRRRCFSRAPQLYHKPFPINESLWKLPDNRNVRWGQYKCKNFACLASNTTARKGFFKCTDCFNLTHHESPRWLNRGELDPETNQTADFSIAEVLEIKPGEMRIGLDFSIGTGTFAARMREQNVTIVSATINLGAPFNEMIALRGLVPLYLTVNQRLPFFDSTLDMIHTTRFLDGWIDLILLDFVLFDWDRVLRPGGLLWIDGFFCLKEDLDDYAEAFKALRYRKHKWVVVPKKDKDDKEVFFSALLEKPPRPFR; from the exons ATGGGGAAGACGAATGTATTATCCAAGATTAGAGCTTTCAATGGCGTCAATAGACCCATCTATGTGTTGGCTG GTTTGGCTTTTCTTATCTCTGTTGCTACATTAGCTAAGTTCAACTACATCACACCTCTACGCTTCTCTGATCGGTTCTGTAACTCTCACGGAAGCTTTGAAGGCGACAACTATAACATCGGAAGCCAAATGAGGAAGACAATCGAAACCGCCATTTTTAAAATCCACCAAGAAATGGATGATCTCAAGGCTTTAGAAGCTaattcttcttcagcttctggATCTATGTTTAGGCATGTAGCTTTCCTTGCGGATGTTCTTTCACTGGTTCAGTCAGTTCATTTGGAGTTACCTTCGTTCGAAGAGAGGTTCGTAGATCATCCTTTGAAGCAGATGAACGGTGACCCCGGAGAGCATTTTATGAGAGAAGAGATAAAGAAGTACATAAAGATCAAACCAAACCGGCTTGGGAAACAGAACTTCATGGGAGCTAACGGAACATTCACATCGATCGGACACGCTTGTTTCGCGATGAAGAAAGATCTTGAAGAGTATATGGACTACGATGTTGGCGAAATCTGCAACGACGATTGGAGGTTAGCTCAGAAGCTTATGGTTCACGGATGTGATCCTCTGCCTAGAAGACGATGCTTCTCACGTGCACCTCAGTTATATCACAAACCGTTTCCGATCAACGAGTCTTTATGGAAGCTTCCTGATAATAGGAATGTGAGATGGGGACAGTATAAGTGCAAGAACTTTGCTTGCCTCGCTAGCAACACAACAGCACGAAAAGGGTTCTTCAAATGCACTGATTGCTTCAACCTCACGCATCATGAATCCCCTAGGTGGCTTAACCGAGGAGAACTCGATCCTGAGACGAACCAAACTGCAGATTTCTCTATAGCGGAAGTACTCGAGATAAAACCGGGAGAAATGAGAATCGGATTGGACTTCAGCATTGGCACGGGAACTTTCGCAGCAAGAATGAGAGAACAGAACGTTACGATTGTATCAGCAACCATCAACCTCGGAGCTCCATTCAACGAGATGATTGCTCTGCGTGGTTTAGTTCCATTGTATCTAACCGTGAACCAACGGTTACCGTTCTTTGACAGCACGCTTGATATGATTCACACGACGAGGTTTCTTGATGGATGGATCGATCTAATACTTCTTGATTTCGTGCTGTTTGATTGGGACAGGGTTTTAAGACCAGGTGGGTTGTTGTGGATCGATGGCTTCTTTTGTCTGAAAGAGGATTTGGATGATTATGCTGAAGCTTTTAAAGCGTTAAGGTATAGGAAACATAAGTGGGTTGTGGTGCCTAAGAAAGATAAAGATGATAAAGAAGTGTTCTTCTCTGCTTTGTTAGAGAAACCTCCAAGACCCTTTAGATGA
- the LOC104712443 gene encoding reticulon-like protein B7 isoform X2 produces the protein MEEEKLEIVGPREEPLMGNIVPEEDSLSSSDTDSEKPGSPVPINAPIYRMFGRERPIHMVLGGAADVLLWRDKKVTAGLLSAVTVIWLLFGFGGCSLLTFISRGSILFLLLSFLWSNALNKSPENIVEIYIPEKPLLQAASVLTFELNCAFATLRSIALERDIKNFVVALVGLWLVSIIGNWFSFLSLLYICFVLIHTVPMLYEKYEDEIDPLAEKAVIEMKKQFQLFEAKFSSKIHH, from the exons atggaggaggagaagctaGAGATCGTCGGACCAAGGGAGGAGCCGTTGATGGGGAACATCGTACCAGAGGAGGATTCGCTTTCCTCGTCAGATACTGATAGCGAGAAACCAGGATCCCCTGTTCCCATCAATGCTCCGATCTACCGTATGTTTGGTAGAGAACGACCGATCCACATGGTTCTCGGCGGAG CTGCTGATGTGTTGCTATGGAGAGACAAGAAGGTCACGGCAGGATTACTCAGTGCAGTGACTGTGATTTGGCTTTTGTTTGGATTTGGAGGTTGTAGTCTTCTCACGTTTATATCTCGTGGCTCTATACTCTTTCTGCTGCTCTCTTTCCTCTGGTCCAATGCACTCAACAA ATCTCCAGAGAACATAGTGGAGATTTACATCCCTGAGAAGCCATTACTTCAAGCTGCTTCTGTATTGACCTTTGAGCTTAACTGTGCTTTCGCAACCTTGAGGAGCATTGCGTTAGAGAGAGACATCAAGAACTTTGTAGTG GCACTCGTTGGACTTTGGCTCGTATCGATCATCGGAAATTGGTTCAGCTTCTTGTCATTGCTCTACATCT GTTTTGTTCTGATTCACACGGTGCCAATGCTTTATGAGAAGTATGAAGATGAGATTGATCCACTTGCAGAGAAGGCTGTGATTGAGATGAAGAAGCAATTCCAACTTTTTGAGGCCAAGTTTTCAAGTAAGATCCATCATTAG
- the LOC104712443 gene encoding reticulon-like protein B7 isoform X1, translating to MEEEKLEIVGPREEPLMGNIVPEEDSLSSSDTDSEKPGSPVPINAPIYRMFGRERPIHMVLGGGKPADVLLWRDKKVTAGLLSAVTVIWLLFGFGGCSLLTFISRGSILFLLLSFLWSNALNKSPENIVEIYIPEKPLLQAASVLTFELNCAFATLRSIALERDIKNFVVALVGLWLVSIIGNWFSFLSLLYICFVLIHTVPMLYEKYEDEIDPLAEKAVIEMKKQFQLFEAKFSSKIHH from the exons atggaggaggagaagctaGAGATCGTCGGACCAAGGGAGGAGCCGTTGATGGGGAACATCGTACCAGAGGAGGATTCGCTTTCCTCGTCAGATACTGATAGCGAGAAACCAGGATCCCCTGTTCCCATCAATGCTCCGATCTACCGTATGTTTGGTAGAGAACGACCGATCCACATGGTTCTCGGCGGAGGTAAAC CTGCTGATGTGTTGCTATGGAGAGACAAGAAGGTCACGGCAGGATTACTCAGTGCAGTGACTGTGATTTGGCTTTTGTTTGGATTTGGAGGTTGTAGTCTTCTCACGTTTATATCTCGTGGCTCTATACTCTTTCTGCTGCTCTCTTTCCTCTGGTCCAATGCACTCAACAA ATCTCCAGAGAACATAGTGGAGATTTACATCCCTGAGAAGCCATTACTTCAAGCTGCTTCTGTATTGACCTTTGAGCTTAACTGTGCTTTCGCAACCTTGAGGAGCATTGCGTTAGAGAGAGACATCAAGAACTTTGTAGTG GCACTCGTTGGACTTTGGCTCGTATCGATCATCGGAAATTGGTTCAGCTTCTTGTCATTGCTCTACATCT GTTTTGTTCTGATTCACACGGTGCCAATGCTTTATGAGAAGTATGAAGATGAGATTGATCCACTTGCAGAGAAGGCTGTGATTGAGATGAAGAAGCAATTCCAACTTTTTGAGGCCAAGTTTTCAAGTAAGATCCATCATTAG
- the LOC104746851 gene encoding putative phosphatidylinositol 4-phosphate 5-kinase 11, which produces MAIVTLEMLPGYYRHINKYKSSLFTRIYGVHALKPVGGVKTYFAVMSNMLHSTIFMNKLYDLKGSPKGRTNKKIEVRNTTVLKDIDLDFCFYVDPLARQRIIKQTKLDCELLEEEGIMDYSLLVGLQAQESCPGSLHGVNPVYGSFTPPCSFKSDSTKSIKTALNSPNRSFVTMNPCSPDRDSVESEKPKSIQSVASNSTSSKKNQINRKSILAVTLNDLIHSSSSISFGMKIPARARRVTRETGEEEWYDVLLYIGIVDTFQDYGMKKRIEHCYKSIQHNSNSISTVHPKIYSSRFQDFVSNIFLPHGDDRSL; this is translated from the exons ATGGCGATT GTGACACTAGAGATGCTTCCCGGTTACTACCGCCATATTAACAAGTACAAATCTTCACTATTCACAAGGATTTATGGTGTTCATGCTTTGAAGCCTGTTGGAGGTGTTAAg ACATATTTTGCTGTGATGTCAAACATGCTACATTCAACGATCTTCATGAACAAGCTCTATGATCTAAAAGGTTCTCCTAAAGGTCGAACTAACAAGAAAATTGAAGTGAGAAACACCACTGTTTTGAAGGATATCGATCTCGATTTCTGTTTCTACGTTGATCCATTGGCCAGACAACGCATCATCAA GCAAACAAAGCTAGATTGCGAGcttttggaagaagaaggtatAATGGATTATAGCTTACTGGTTGGTTTACAAGCTCAAGAGTCTTGTCCAG GTTCACTTCATGGAGTAAACCCGGTTTACGGTAGCTTCACACCTCCAT GCTCGTTCAAAAGCGATAGCACAAAGTCGATCAAGACGGCTTTGAATTCTCCTAATAGATCTTTTGTAACAATGAATCCATGCTCCCCCGATAGAG ATTCAGTCGAAAGCGAAAAGCCGAAGTCTATACAATCAGTAGCAAGCAATAGCACAagctcaaaaaaaaatcagatcaacAGAAAAAGCATATTAGCAGTAACACTCAATGACCTCATCCACAGTAG CTCAAGTATCAGTTTTGGGATGAAGATTCCGGCGAGGGCACGGCGAGTGACGAGAGAGACGGGAGAAGAAGAATGGTACGACGTCCTTTTGTATATAGGGATCGTAGACACGTTTCAAGACTATGGTATGAAGAAACGCATAGAACATTGTTACAAATCCATCCAACATAACTCGAACTCAATCTCGACCGTTCATCCTAAGATTTACTCTTCTAGATTCCAAGACTTCGTCTCCAACATTTTCTTACCTCACGGCGACGATCGTTCTCTCTAA
- the LOC104712460 gene encoding UDP-D-xylose:L-fucose alpha-1,3-D-xylosyltransferase MGP4-like: protein MAQQQFLHQRPIQNPFTNPFASSPLSNSSTSNRPISLFSRNGLLLLLALLVILGVFLPWAGSPLFPFPNRLSSSSQSRWRDYSLAQAVKFVAKNGTVIVCAVSYPYLPFLNNWLISVSRQKHQDQVLVIAEDYATLYKVNEKWPGHAVLIPPAFDSQTAHKFGSQGFFNFTARRPQHLLQILELGYNVMYNDVDMVWLQDPFQYLEGKHDAYFMDDMTAIKPLDHSHALPPPGKKGRTYICSCMIFLRPTNGAKLLMKKWIEELQTQPWSRAKKANDQPGFNWALNKTAHQVDLYLLSQAAFPTGGLYFKNSTWVKETKGKHVIIHNNYIVGFEKKTKRFRDFGLWLVDDHSSESPLGKLE, encoded by the exons atggcGCAGCAACAGTTCCTTCACCAGCGTCCAATCCAAAACCCATTCACAAACCCATTCGCTTCCTCTCCTCTTTCTAATTCCTCAACCTCGAACCGTCCAATCTCACTCTTCAGCCGCAACGGTCTCCTCCTCTTACTCGCTCTCCTCGTTATCCTCGGCGTATTCTTACCCTGGGCTGGATCTCCTTTATTCCCGTTTCCAAAcagactctcttcttcttctcaatccaGATGGCGTGACTATTCCCTCGCTCAAGCCGTCAAGTTCGTCGCTAAGAACGGTACCGTCATCGTCTGCGCCGTCAGCTATCCATACTTGCCTTTTCTCAACAACTGGTTGATTAGTGTTTCTAGACAGAAGCATCAGGATCAAGTCCTCGTCATCGCTGAGGATTACGCTACTCTCTACAAGGTTAATGAGAAGTGGCCTGGTCACGCCGTTCTCATTCCTCCGGCGTTCGATTCTCAGACGGCTCACAAGTTCGGTTCCCAG GGTTTCTTCAATTTCACAGCACGGAGACCGCAGCATCTCTTGCAAATTTTGGAGTTAGGTTACAATGTAATGTACAACGATGTTGATATGGTCTGGTTGCAAGATCCGTTTCAGTATTTGGAGGGAAAGCATGATGCATACTTTATGGATGATATGACTGCA ATTAAGCCGTTGGATCACTCTCATGCTTTACCACCTCCGGGTAAAAAGGGGAGGACTTATATATGTAGCTGTATGATTTTCTTGCGTCCCACTAATGGCGCAAAACTTCTCATGAAGAAATGGATCGAGGAACTTCAAACACAACCTTGGTCCAGAGCTAAGAAAGCAAATGATCAGCCTGGTTTTAACTGGGCACTTAACAAAACAGCTCATCAG GTGGATCTCTACTTGCTTTCTCAGGCAGCATTCCCAACAGGAGGATTGTATTTCAAGAACTCGACATGGGTAAAAGAGACAAAGGGAAAACATGTCATAATTCACAATAACTACATTGTCGGTTTCGAGAAGAAGACCAAACGTTTCCGTGACTTTGGTCTATGGCTAGTCGATGATCATTCTTCAGAGTCTCCATTAGGAAAATTAGAGTAA